The Megalobrama amblycephala isolate DHTTF-2021 linkage group LG7, ASM1881202v1, whole genome shotgun sequence genome window below encodes:
- the mslnb gene encoding uncharacterized protein mslnb isoform X2 → MRTPLIFPLLCVGVMAFGSICSAVQTQTCRTSAGLTAEQCTDMDGPTQSFLTCAGVPSEPDADHILNLKGLISAALDVYSFMRSSASGVPVLDLSGGVSLNEDHVIRAWLDIKLTPLLSSVSRNFLTCLSNRNFSCSAYQTVVKELSQHFSGLDPVRQKWIYSFFMYPFLSRNTSSGCVDPEDSTEDWLMKNFGSFAVVAQVRDFTSINMLFSGLEVLHLLSPEQKAELLLHPEVVGLTNSSLDLVFQSLLSSLMPSEDPWTSNNSTQYYMSTLPSSSPQDPLGQALNGFMTAFRPVGSFVREFVSLTQQQNLSGMRSATLLQAVINLTLAEIAAPFKQNPTQEQQVVSFDPMNINDWFTHVVSPILRRFLPDNQIEIHPNLTAVFHNQFYIETGMGPGAQNESQDICSVFIDNRTCGLTDLVEHVATVLHCATRSNLTLNEETLLNVLLHLSQNLNALLQQLSMTNFSSQSSPFNDILDQIVDDTFTMSNLQDESFVRLWFQVKLKPLLSTLTPEYLTCLSHKEFSCQTFQILISELSDNMFLMSEGAENVYKYFIFSFLSRQNVSGGCPAENSRIWVSLNLGEFSQFSTLREMYQLNQNFNAIDALVVLSPTQTAELIVEDFAGLPEKNVIINMVFDHILVPPEDRGLLEMLGYLIVLAGEMGLECSSYQQIVQRLQESAVPPHMMQPIKDNIDQLEQMAPAGCFPPLVTCISTPLNETSVCNGISSNETLLSAGLLSAPCSIDLQQYACSSLTGITAGKLAELLKCQLSSSSSYSKEIWKLLFTKTNNVLDGALVIFSSTAANMSQPIRGDVMSQVLDVIGELRLERISPDQWSNVTFISMLLGQYLKPFLPYASPSLLQCASSKNLSCQTYQNILAEFPLINETQGRSLVGFFILPFLSRNSTDVGCVSRANNNTDWLLKNFGLFTEFVTLEDLLSINRYFNPLETLVYLSPAQMVDLMVEDLPGLPQKEVIISGVFDHLLVSPVDRGLPGVLENLLSFSQTTVIQCSSLTLIFERLIEALPLLPSELQTLVFYTTGELKQKAGRGCSLPEPPTCLITPMNATRVCSGVNSNETLLSAGLLSAPCSIDLQQYACSSLTGITAGKLAELLKCQLSSSSSYSKEIWKLLFTKTNNVLDGALVIFSSTAANMSQPIRGDVMSQVLDVIGELRLERISPDQWSNVTFISMLLGQYLKPFLPYASPSLLQCASSKNLSCQTYQNILAEFPLINETQGRSLVGFFILPFLSRNSTDVGCVSRANNNTDWLLKNFGLFAEFVTLEDLLSINRYFNPLETLVYLSPAQMVELMVEDLPGLPQKEVIINKVFDHLLVSPVDRGLPKVLELLYVFSTTSPLSCQTNQIIFTRLDHILRSAVGDLEPVIWASVYNLSLTAPTGCSLLPVVDECPLTPYNETQVCSGVDSSALQLFLNKGDASKSLCDFSIAEYACTPVLNVSVEQLLSVLDCHLSADVISSPGSWKLLLTRVSNLLDGALITLSKRSAWWSSSSGSVVLDVLRELRLDRLTDDGSVTLWLGERLRPFLPFASKTFLQCLRSKNFSCQNFQTVVEAFNAGFLHMNDLQRQITVTDFIVPFLSSQPAGAACVSDDSSQWLIRNFGQFSALVPLNLLISLNTQFSPLSSLLSLSPEQLVALMFDDIPGLPEKSVVINAVFDHLIAYPQELRIESTLKYLVESSKTRNISCASYQIIFHHLDHLMVSVSVNLETAILRSKSALLQQVPSGCESSSRQCGVTTVNETAVCRSVNSSGLSAYLASSHDGSRLCQFSITQYACAELTVLSAQDLVTVLLCSLSLNEDMSIETWKLFTQKVNPVLGPALDLLANTRLNKSLPSVSFLNMIGEVTLSSFSSTNLRDALFVQRWFGSRLRPFLPYASEAFLSCLSTRDFSCDTFRIAVQSFGQSFDIMSNDTQANVYVDFIKVFLSQNITAGCVGVSQNSSDWLISSFGRFSVFTTVTELQMLNPSFSVLDTLSLLSLKQLVEVSSTPGVLSSAAAVDYLLLNVPDAQFTTFFTSLSESLQMQGVVLPPPVQGAFLTQVFGRANLTTLSDNDLTIWILNILPSFITSISVQHVTTYFSVVQQRPCPISQQAVQMLSSSSSTFQPATQDQIYQQILGSLTGPTPLRCYGNQSYYAFLTSSFQSFQFPNLTTFLSLMPPARVPELMESMSPVEVSSLLNRPNAVDDVTKICQLFTNYPKTPQYLQTQPLGSVALGRQVLSCVWPQVLKVELRSEVDQWFDSRLVQYLPLLTSQFIGPDVMQYSSCLSFKKFVSVMSKYNFSAVEFSQSDVYDTILVYLNTSSAPKCYNTSNPNLNSTAWFVDYISVFLRFITLDDLLLFGSIQPFTVNLENLQLFSQISVPDDVMDFYVTALFEQNPSFSAYYLPVKFRCMAPASSFIQLTPEELKNVSSSIHQNCTNIAPDVSAALASSAEVLTATEIQDLGQSCTGLSTGQISSTGGNVLFNSLSVLSQVQGWNLDQAMMIIQTLLSSGVFQINSANSLEKLGSLIIGVETTIINVISGNVWLQAVRSQSFLASVTGAPIIVQQNIVSQIIAVNSSSDGVITNVPDLMATEIPRNFLLGMSSSSVQMVNQKKWKHEQAVLLFETVAAEFSDPDAMSFQVLQGFTCSRIQSFSTSKVMSLIRGCRQRVNQTLVLQESQLTCMYSYIKSADLNAFSQYPPEVLIYYNYSMIDRSLCRSYFASLGKADFSVLSSTLSFKKQILFNSAMECLGISGFNVTREQMDVLGSMCCFLSTDHIQNSDPYLLEKLKQCPDLSAQQISAVESVLLRGNTVYGSSNSWNRTTLENLEILPLYVTANIWSKFKQEIKQRFLKTFIRDLRRNDKASEMQILNMMNEVNKISRVRIKRSAETKCTEAEITQVQVYSDMFPFAYDVPQFNACLIVQTLKDNLEAITDRVYDRSYQRIVLDKLYQAYPDGLPDEVLQVLGSTSRAATPGDVRKWNVKKIDTLASLMNTRNGDWDAEMVQLLVSKYLSVSGNTLGTNELNALGGTNLCALTASVLSNITAASLERASALSLTNCSSEKKSILFSIALNAFSTKNTRSTNTVSIPTYQLLQNYLGGADSTFIRKVVNSAVNMDVPTFISLQQSVINVLNVTDVKSLLGVNVGDLKTYESTAQIQEWIRLQPQSDLNTLQIGLTGGRNATETTATTATTAATATSATKAPSVAATTAAASRVWAPVCLQLLLLAVTMTTLQLLH, encoded by the exons ATGAGAACGCCTCTTATTTTCCCACTCCTGTGTGTGGGAGTGATGGCTTTCG GCAGCATATGTTCTGCAGTACAGAC TCAAACCTGCAGAACGAGTGCTGGGCTTACAGCAGAACAATGCACTGAT ATGGACGGTCCTACGCAGAGCTTCCTGACCTGTGCTGGCGTCCCATCAGAGCCTGACGCAGACCACATCCTGAACCTGAAGGGACTCATCAGCGCTGCTCTGGACGTCTACTCATTCATG CGCTCCAGTGCGTCCGGAGTTCCGGTCTTGGATCTGTCGGGAGGTGTCAGTTTGAACGAGGATCACGTGATCAGAGCGTGGCTGGACATCAAACTCACTCCTCTGCTGTCGTCCGTCTCCAGAAACTTCCTCACATGTCTCAGCAACAGAAACTTCAGCTGCAGCGCCTACCAGACTGT tgTCAAGGAGTTGAGTCAGCATTTCTCCGGTCTGGATCCAGTGAGACAGAAGTGGATCTATTCTTTCTTCATGTACCCGTTTCTCTCCAGAAACACATCCTCAG GTTGTGTGGATCCAGAGGACAGCACTGAAGACTGGCTGATGAAGAACTTCGGCTCGTTCGCTGTCGTGGCTCAAGTGCGAGACTTCACGTCCATAAACATGCTCTTCAGCGGG TTGGAGGTTTTGCACCTCTTGAGTCCAGAACAGAAGGCAGAGCTTCTCCTTCATCCGGAGGTGGTGGGCTTGACTAACAGCTCCCTCGACCTGGTGTTTCAGAGTTTGTTGTCCTCTCTGATGCCCTCTGAGGATCCATGGACTTCAAATAACAGCACACAGTATTATATGAGCACTCTTCCATCCTCTTCACCGCAAGACCCCCTCGGACAG GCACTGAATGGTTTCATGACGGCTTTTAGGCCTGTCGGgagttttgtgagagaatttgTGTCCTTGACACAgcag CAAAACTTGAGCGGCATGCGGAGCGCCACACTTTTGCAGGCCGTGATAAACCTGACGCTCGCCGAGATCGCTGCTCCTTTCAAGCAGAATCCCACCCAAGAGCAGCAGGTGGTTTCTTTTGACCCCATGAACATTAATGACTGGTTCACGCATGTGGTTTCTCCCATACTCCGGCGGTTCCTTCCTGACAACCAGATAGAAATCCACCCCAACCTCACGGCTGTCTTCCATAACCAGTT CTACATCGAGACAGGGATGGGACCTGGAGCCCAGAATGAAAGTCAGGACATCTGCAGCGTCTTTATTGATAATAGAACATGTGGG CTCACTGACTTGGTGGAACATGTGGCCACTGTCCTGCACTGTGCAACTCGATCAAACCTCACGCTCAATGAGGAGACGCTCTTGAATGTTCTCCTGCATCTCTCCCAGAACCTCAACGCTCTACTGCAGCAGCTCTCCATGACT AACTTCAGTTCCCAGAGTTCCCCCTTCAACGACATTTTGGACCAAATCGTTGATGACACCTTCACGATGAGCAACCTGCAGGATGAGTCGTTTGTTAGATTGTGGTTCCAGGTCAAGTTAAAGCCTCTTCTCTCCACCCTGACTCCAGAATATCTCACGTGCCTCAGTCACAAAGAGTTCAGCTGCCAAACCTTCCAGATACT TATTTCAGAGCTCAGTGACAACATGTTCCTGATGTCAGAAGGAGCGGAGAATGTTTATAAGTATTTCATCTTCTCTTTCCTGAGCCGACAAAATGTTTCAG GTGGCTGCCCTGCTGAGAACAGCAGGATCTGGGTTAGTCTGAATCTTGGTGAATTTtcacagttttcaacattgaggGAAATGTACCAGCTGAACCAAAACTTCAACGCT ATAGACGCACTGGTGGTTCTCTCCCCCACACAGACAGCTGAACTAATAGTTGAGGATTTTGCAGGTCTCCCAGAGAAAAACGTCATCATAAACATGGTCTTTGATCACATCTTGGTTCCACCTGAAGACCGTGGTCTACTTGAGATGCTTGGATATCTCATTGTACTTGCTGGCGAG ATGGGTTTGGAGTGCTCATCATACCAACAGAT AGTTCAGAGGCTGCAGGAATCTGCGGTTCCTCCACACATGATGCAGCCCATCAAGGACAACATCGATCAGCTGGAACAGATGGCACCTGCTG GCTGTTTTCCTCCACTTGTTACG TGTATTTCGACACCACTCAATG AAACCTCAGTTTGTAATGGAATCAGCAG TAATGAGACTCTCCTGTCTGCTGGTCTCTTGAGCGCCCCCTGTAGTATCGACCTGCAGCAGTACGCTTGCTCTTCG CTCACAGGCATCACTGCTGGAAAACTGGCTGAACTTCTGAAGTGTCAACTATCCAGCAGCAGCAGTTACTCCAAGGAGATCTGGAAGTTGCTtttcaccaaaacaaacaatgtTCTCGATGGAGCCCTCGTCATCTTTTCCAGCACCGCAGCAAATATG tctcagccaatcagaggtgaTGTCATGTCCCAAGTGCTGGATGTGATTGGGGAGCTGAGATTGGAGCGCATCAGTCCTGACCAATGGAGTAACGTTACGTTCATCAGCATGTTGTTGGGTCAATATCTGAAGCCGTTTTTACCGTACGCATCACCATCCCTACTGCAGTGCGCTAGCAGCAAAAACCTCAGCTGCCAAACTTACCAGAACAT TCTGGCAGAGTTCCCACTTATCAATGAGACGCAAGGAAGAAGCCTGGTGGGATTTTTCATCTTGCCCTTCCTCAGTAGAAACTCAACAG ATGTGGGCTGTGTGTCGAGAGCTAACAACAACACTGACTGGCTGCTGAAGAACTTTGGCTTGTTCACTGAGTTTGTGACTCTTGAAGATCTGCTCTCCATCAACAGATACTTTAATCCT TTGGAGACCCTGGTCTATCTGTCTCCAGCACAGATGGTTGATCTGATGGTTGAAGATCTACCTGGTCTTCCACAGAAGGAAGTTATCATCAGTGGAGTGTTTGATCATCTGCTCGTGTCTCCTGTGGATCGAGGACTTCCTGGTGTTCTTGAAAACCTGCTCTCATTCTCACAGACG ACCGTAATACAGTGCAGCTCCCTCACACTGAT TTTTGAGCGGCTGATTGAGGCTCTACCTTTGCTGCCGTCAGAATTGCAGACTCTGGTCTTCTACACAACTGGAGAACTCAAGCAGAAAGCAGGGAGAG GCTGCTCACTTCCTGAACCTCCAACA tgtctgatcaCTCCCATGAATG CTACCAGAGTTTGTTCAGGAGTCAACAG TAATGAGACTCTCCTGTCTGCTGGTCTCTTGAGCGCCCCCTGTAGTATCGACCTGCAGCAGTACGCTTGCTCTTCG CTCACAGGCATCACTGCTGGAAAACTGGCTGAACTTCTGAAGTGTCAACTATCCAGCAGCAGCAGTTACTCCAAGGAGATCTGGAAGTTGCTtttcaccaaaacaaacaatgtTCTCGATGGAGCCCTCGTCATCTTTTCCAGCACCGCAGCAAATATG tctcagccaatcagaggtgaTGTCATGTCCCAAGTGCTGGATGTGATTGGGGAGCTGAGATTGGAGCGCATCAGTCCTGACCAATGGAGTAACGTTACGTTCATCAGCATGTTGTTGGGTCAATATCTGAAGCCGTTTTTACCGTACGCATCACCATCCCTACTGCAGTGCGCTAGCAGCAAAAACCTCAGCTGCCAAACTTACCAGAACAT TCTGGCAGAGTTCCCACTTATCAATGAGACGCAAGGAAGAAGCCTGGTGGGATTTTTCATCTTGCCCTTCCTCAGTAGAAACTCAACAG ATGTGGGCTGTGTGTCGAGAGCTAACAACAACACTGACTGGCTGCTGAAGAACTTTGGCTTGTTCGCTGAGTTTGTGACTCTTGAAGATCTGCTCTCCATCAACAGATACTTTAATCCC TTGGAGACCCTGGTCTATCTGTCTCCAGCACAGATGGTTGAACTGATGGTTGAAGATCTACCTGGTCTTCCACAGAAGGAAGTTATCATCAATAAAGTGTTTGATCATTTGCTCGTGTCTCCTGTGGATAGAGGACTTCCTAAAGTTCTTGAGCTCCTGTATGTTTTCTCCACAACG AGTCCACTCAGCTGTCAAACCAACCAGATAAT CTTCACACGACTTGACCACATCTTGAGATCAGCAGTGGGTGATTTGGAGCCTGTCATCTGGGCGAGCGTTTATAACCTCAGCCTCACGGCGCCTACTG GTTGCTCTCTACTCCCAGTTGTGGATGAG TGTCCTTTGACTCCATACAACG AGACTCAAGTTTGCAGTGGAGTGGACAG TTCTGCATTACAGCTCTTCCTGAACAAAGGAGATGCTTCAAAGAGCCTTTGTGACTTCAGTATCGCAGAATACGCATGTACCCCG GTGCTGAATGTCAGTGTGGAGCAGCTGCTGTCTGTGCTGGACTGTCATCTGTCTGCTGATGTCATCAGCTCACCCGGCAGCTGGAAGCTCCTCCTGACCAGAGTCTCAAACCTGCTGGACGGCGCCCTCATCACGCTCTCCAAAAGG TCAGCGTGGTGGAGCAGCAGCTCCGGCTCCGTCGTTCTGGATGTTCTGCGAGAACTACGACTGGACAGACTCACGGACGACGGCAGCGTCACGCTGTGGCTCGGCGAGCGTCTCCGACCGTTCCTGCCGTTCGCTTCGAAGACGTTCCTGCAGTGTCTGCGCAGCAAGAACTTCAGCTGTCAGAACTTCCAGACAGT GGTTGAGGCGTTCAATGCAGGATTTCTCCATATGAATGACCTTCAGCGCCAAATAACAGTGACAGACTTCATCGTACCGTTCCTCTCGAGTCAACCCGCAG GTGCGGCGTGTGTGTCTGACGACAGCTCTCAGTGGCTCATCCGTAACTTTGGCCAGTTTTCTGCTCTCGTCCCCCTGAATCTGCTGATCTCGCTCAACACACAGTTCAGCCCG CTGAGCagcctgctctctctctctccagagCAGTTAGTTGCGCTGATGTTTGATGACATTCCAGGTCTTCCAGAGAAATCCGTCGTCATCAATGCCGTCTTCGATCACCTGATCGCATATCCACAGGAATTGAGGATCGAATCCACGCTTAAATACCTGGTTGAGTCGTCAAAGACG AGGAACATCTCCTGTGCGTCgtatcagatcat TTTCCACCATCTGGACCACCTGATGGTCAGCGTGTCTGTGAATCTGGAGACGGCGATTCTGAGGAGCAAATCGGCTCTGCTGCAGCAAGTCCCGTCGG GTTGTGAGAGCTCCAGCAGACAG TGTGGCGTGACTACAGTCAACG AAACGGCAGTGTGCAGGAGTGTCAACAG CTCTGGTCTCTCGGCGTATCTCGCCTCGTCTCATGACGGCAGTCGGCTCTGTCAGTTCAGCATCACACAGTACGCTTGTGCCGAG cTGACAGTTCTGAGCGCGCAGGATCTGGTGACGGTGTTGTTATGCAGTCTCAGTCTGAACGAAGACATGTCCATTGAGACGTGGAAGCTCTTCACGCAGAAGGTCAACCCTGTGTTGGGTCCAGCGCTCGACCTGCTCGCCAACACG AGGCTGAATAAGTCCCTCCCCTCGGTGTCATTCTTGAATATGATTGGTGAGGTCACTCTGAGCTCCTTCAGCTCCACCAACCTGAGAGATGCTTTGTTCGTCCAGCGCTGGTTTGGCTCCAGGCTCCGCCCGTTTTTGCCGTACGCCTCCGAGGCGTTCCTGTCCTGTCTCTCCACCAGAGACTTCAGCTGTGACACCTTCAGGATCGC TGTCCAGAGCTTCGGTCAGAGTTTTGACATCATGTCCAACGATACTCAGGCTAACGTCTACGTTGACTTCATCAAAGTCTTCCTCTCTCAGAACATCACTGCAG GGTGTGTGGGCGTCTCTCAGaacagctctgattggctgatcaGCAGCTTTGGGCGATTCTCTGTCTTCACAACAGTGACCGAACTGCAGATGCTCAACCCCAGCTTCAGTGTG tTGGACACTCTGAGTCTGCTGAGCCTGAAACAGTTAGTGGAGGTTTCCAGCACTCCTGGAGTCCTGTCCAGCGCCGCCGCCGTCGATTATCTGCTGCTCAACGTGCCGGACGCACAGTTCACGACTTTCTTCACATCTCTCTCAGAGTCGCTAcag ATGCAGGGCGTCGTTCTCCCTCCTCCAGTGCAGGGCGCGTTTCTGACGCAGGTGTTTGGCCGGGCCAATCTGACCACGTTATCAGATAATGATCTGACGATCTGGATCCTGAACATACTGCCTTCGTTCATAACCAGCATTTCAGTCCAGCACGTGACGACTTACTTCAGTGTCGTCCAGCAGCGGCCCTGTCCCATCAGCCAGCAGGC GGTGCAGATGCTGAGCTCGTCCAGCTCCACCTTCCAGCCTGCAACGCAAGATCAGATCTATCAGCAGATCCTCGGCTCTCTCACAG GCCCCACCCCGCTGCGCTGCTATGGAAACCAGAGCTACTACGCTTTCCTGACGTCATCCTTCCAGAGTTTCCAGTTCCCGAATCTGACCACCTTCCTGTCCCTGATGCCACCCGCCCGTGTGCCAGAG CTGATGGAGTCGATGTCTCCAGTGGAGGTCAGCAGTCTCCTGAACCGCCCGAACGCCGTGGACGATGTTACCAAAATCTGCCAGCTCTTCACAAACTACCCAAAGACACCCCAGTACTTACAGACG CAGCCGCTGGGGTCCGTGGCTTTGGGCCGGCAGGTGTTGTCCTGCGTCTGGCCTCAGGTTCTGAAGGTGGAGCTCCGGTCTGAGGTGGATCAGTGGTTTGATTCTCGACTCGTTCAGTACCTGCCGCTGCTCACCTCACAGTTCATCGGTCCGGACGTCATGCAATATTCCTCCTGTCTCTCCTTCAAGAAGTT TGTTTCAGTAATGTCTAAATACAACTTCAGCGCAGTAGAGTTTTCTCAGAGTGACGTCTACGATACCATCCTGGTCTACCTGAACACCT CTTCAGCTCCTAAATGTTATAACACCTCGAACCCCAATCTCAACTCCACCGCCTGGTTCGTAGACTACATCTCCGTCTTCTTGCGCTTCATCACTCTGGACGACCTGCTTCTCTTTGGCTCGATTCAG ccattcacgGTGAACCTGGAGAACCTGCAGCTCTTTAGCCAGATCAGCGTTCCTGATGACGTCATGGACTTCTACGTGACTGCACTGTTCGAGCAGAATCCGTCCTTCAGCGCCTACTA TCTGCCTGTGAAGTTCCGCTGCATGGCTCCTGCGAGCTCCTTCATTCAGTTGACTCCAGAGGAGTTGAAGAACGTCTCTTCCAGCATCCATCAGAACTGCACCAACATCGCACCCGAC gtGTCAGCGGCTCTGGCGAGCAGCGCAGAGGTTCTGACGGCGACCGAAATTCAGGATCTGGGTCAGTCGTGCACGGGTTTGAGCACGGGTCAGATCAGCAGCACCGGAGGGAATGTGCTGTTCAACTCGCTGTCTGTGCTCAGTCAAGTACAGGGCTGGAACCTCGATCAGGCCATGATGATCATACAGACCCTGCTGTCATCTGGAGTTTTCCAG ATTAATAGTGCGAACAGTCTGGAGAAATTGGGTTCATTGATCATTGGTGTTGAAACAACAATCATCAATGTAATCTCAGGAAATGTGTGGCTTCAGGCTGTGAGATCTCAATCGTTCTTGGCCAGTGTCACCGGCGCACCCATTATTGTCCAACAGAACATCGTCAGccag ATCATTGCCGTGAACAGCTCGTCTGATGGCGTCATCACAAACGTTCCTGACCTGATGGCGACGGAGATCCCACGCAACTTCCTGCTGGGCATGTCGTCCTCATCCGTGCAGATGGTCAATCAGAAGAAATGGAAACACGAGCAG GCCGTTTTGCTCTTTGAAACCGTCGCCGCGGAGTTCAGTGACCCAGACGC CATGTCTTTCCAGGTGCTGCAGGGTTTCACCTGTTCACGAATCCAGAGCTTCAGCACCAGTAAAGTCATGAGTCTGATCCGCGGCTGCCGGCAGCGAGTCAACCAGACGCTCGTCCTGCAGGAGTCTCAG CTGACCTGCATGTACAGCTACATCAAGAGCGCTGACCTGAACGCCTTCTCGCAGTATCCTCCCGAAGTGCTCATCTACTACAA TTACTCTATGATTGACAGATCTCTGTGCCGCTCGTATTTTGCGTCGCTGGGAAAGGCCGACTTCTCAGTGCTGTCCAGCACTCTTTCCTTCAAGAAACAAATCCTGTTCAACAGCGCCATGGAGTGTCTG GGAATCTCCGGGTTCAACGTCACTCGGGAGCAGATGGATGTTCTGGGCAGCATGTGCTGCTTCCTGAGCACCGACCACATTCAGAACTCGGACCCGTACCTGCTGGAGAAGCTCAAACAGTGTCCGGATCTATCGGCTCAGCAGATCTCTGCGGTCGAGAGCGTCCTACTCAGAGGAAACACGGTCTACGG ATCTTCAAACAGCTGGAACAGAACCACTCTGGAGAACCTGGAGATCCTTCCGCTGTACGTCACCGCCAACATATGGAGCAAATTCAAACAG gaaATCAAGCAGAGGTTTCTCAAGACGTTTATCCGTGACCTGAGGAGGAATGACAAGGCTTCAGAGATGCAGATCCTCAACATGATGAACGAGGTCAACAAAATCTCACGAGTCAGAATCAAGAGATCCGCTG AAACGAAGTGTACTGAAGCAGAAATAACGCAGGTTCAGGTTTACAGCGACATGTTTCCGTTTGCCTACGACGTGCCGCAGTTTAACGCCTGTTTGATCGTCCAAACGCTGAAGGACAACCTGGAGGCCATCACTGACCGAGTCTACGACAGGAGCTACCAGCGGATCGTACTGGACAAACTCTACCAG GCATATCCTGACGGACTGCCTGACGAGGTGCTGCAGGTTTTAGGCTCCACCTCCCGCGCGGCCACACCTGGTGATGTCAGAAAGTGGAACGTGAAGAAGATCGACACGCTCGCGTCCCTGATGAACACACGCAATGGAGACTGGGACGCCGAAAtg gtccaGCTGCTGGTCAGTAAGTATCTCAGTGTGAGTGGAAACACTCTCGGCACTAACGAGCTGAACGCGCTGGGAGGAACGAACCTGTGTGCGCTGACCGCGAGTGTGCTGAGCAACATCACGGCCGCCAGCTTGGA gcgAGCTTCTGCTCTCTCTTTGACCAACTGCAGCTCAGAGAAGAAGTCGATTCTGTTCAGTATCGCTCTGAACGCATTCAGCACAAAAAACACACGCAGTACAAACACCGTCAGCATCCCGACGTACCAGCTGCTGCAGAACTACCTCG gtggTGCTGATTCGACATTTATTCGTAAAGTTGTGAACTCCGCTGTGAATATGGACGTGCCGACCTTCATAAGTCTGCAGCAGAGCGTCATCAAC GTGCTGAACGTGACTGACGTGAAGAGTCTGCTGGGGGTGAATGTAGGAGATCTGAAGACGTATGAAAGCACAGCACAGATACAGGAGTGGATCAGGCTTCAGCCGCAGTCGGATCTCAACACGCTGCAGATCGGCCTGACGGGCGGCAGGAACGCCACTGAGACCACCGCGACCACCGCAACCACCGCGGCCACCGCGACCAGCGCCACTAAAGCCCCGTCAGTCGCCGCCACCACAG CCGCTGCATCCAGAGTTTGGGCACCGGTCTGTCTGCAGCTGCTCCTATTGGCTGTTACCATGACAACACTGCAGCTGCTGCACTGA